From one Catenuloplanes nepalensis genomic stretch:
- a CDS encoding SAF domain-containing protein has protein sequence MTMAQTRPAPGQADAPIAPPKVVRQRRTRPGLLGLALLLVALGGLAAAYAVNSVRATGDYIAVARPVSVGAQIAPEDLMVVQLAGGQGLTPIAASDAVNVVGKRAAVALSPGGLLTPDQITDKQLLGPGQQQIALGLSPQEVPARTLRPGDKVLLVGAPANQNAAPAEATRFQGVVVDTVRPDADNPGSGNMTVVYVSVAEKDAAAVVLLHAQRRISVVLQSGS, from the coding sequence ATGACGATGGCGCAGACACGTCCCGCCCCAGGTCAGGCCGATGCTCCGATCGCTCCGCCGAAGGTGGTGCGGCAACGGCGTACCCGTCCGGGTCTGCTCGGTCTCGCTCTTCTGCTGGTGGCGCTGGGCGGTCTCGCCGCCGCGTACGCGGTGAACTCGGTGCGTGCGACCGGTGACTACATCGCGGTCGCACGCCCGGTCTCGGTCGGCGCGCAGATCGCGCCGGAGGACCTGATGGTCGTGCAGCTGGCCGGCGGTCAAGGCCTCACGCCGATCGCGGCCTCGGACGCGGTCAACGTGGTCGGCAAGCGGGCCGCCGTGGCGCTCTCGCCCGGCGGCCTGCTCACCCCCGACCAGATCACCGACAAGCAGCTGCTCGGCCCCGGCCAGCAGCAGATCGCGCTCGGCCTCTCCCCGCAGGAGGTGCCGGCCCGCACGCTGCGGCCCGGCGACAAGGTGCTGCTGGTCGGCGCGCCCGCGAACCAGAACGCGGCACCGGCCGAGGCCACCCGCTTCCAGGGCGTGGTGGTCGACACCGTGCGGCCGGACGCGGACAACCCGGGCAGCGGCAACATGACGGTCGTCTACGTGTCCGTCGCCGAGAAGGACGCGGCGGCCGTGGTGCTGCTGCACGCGCAGCGACGCATCTCGGTCGTGCTGCAGAGCGGATCCTGA
- a CDS encoding CpaF family protein: MAPQPAGATMAPPVSPAPTGAPRRDWSVVRELRRRLSERITVLERGQNLTPEEERRERDQLAVAVVAEYADGQRRTGTPISAADERVLLDLVTAEMVGLGRLQRLLTDPTIEEVHVLGCDRVRITRRGGGVDWGEPIADSDEEMIETIQAAARRAGATERSLSTSKPTLDLQLPDGSRLAAVYLVSRRPYAVIRRHNTLEVTLDDIAGSRADLDEMLDPLLRDFLRASMHAGLNIMVAGLAGAGKTTVIRALMREIAPDEPFVLLEESRELLPARDENGYHRAVMSFEAREGHGERGPDGRPAGEVTIADLIPLSLRMGVLRIIVGEVRSREIVPMLQAMTTSRGSMCTIHARTSSGVLERIIELALSHGREMTVEMARRMAGNALDLIVYVTVEDETAIGGRKHRFVSHVEEVIGMGDGGRLSTTTIFGPGRDGRAIPMHLPERVRDQLLRIGYDSRLLSRYIDAKTGAWRRPRVSLLRPAS; the protein is encoded by the coding sequence ATCGCGCCGCAGCCGGCCGGCGCCACCATGGCGCCGCCGGTCTCGCCCGCACCGACCGGCGCGCCGCGCCGGGACTGGTCCGTGGTCAGGGAGCTGCGCCGGCGGCTGAGCGAGCGGATCACGGTCCTGGAGCGCGGCCAGAACCTCACGCCCGAGGAGGAGCGGCGCGAACGGGACCAGCTCGCGGTCGCGGTCGTCGCAGAGTACGCGGACGGCCAGCGCCGCACCGGTACGCCCATCTCCGCGGCCGACGAACGCGTGCTGCTCGACCTCGTGACCGCGGAGATGGTCGGTCTCGGCCGGCTCCAGCGGCTGCTCACCGACCCGACCATCGAGGAGGTGCACGTGCTCGGCTGCGACCGGGTGCGGATCACCCGGCGCGGTGGCGGCGTGGACTGGGGCGAGCCGATCGCGGACAGCGACGAGGAGATGATCGAGACCATTCAGGCCGCCGCGCGCCGGGCCGGTGCCACCGAGCGGTCGCTGTCCACCTCCAAGCCCACGCTCGACCTGCAGCTGCCGGACGGCAGCCGGCTCGCCGCGGTGTACCTGGTCAGCCGCCGGCCGTACGCGGTGATCCGGCGGCACAACACGCTCGAGGTGACGCTGGACGACATCGCCGGCAGCCGGGCCGACCTGGACGAGATGCTCGACCCGCTGCTGCGCGACTTCCTCCGCGCGTCCATGCACGCCGGCCTGAACATCATGGTCGCCGGGCTGGCCGGTGCGGGTAAGACCACGGTCATCCGCGCGCTGATGCGGGAGATCGCGCCGGACGAGCCGTTCGTGCTGCTGGAGGAGAGCCGCGAACTGCTGCCGGCCCGGGACGAGAACGGCTACCACCGGGCCGTGATGAGTTTCGAGGCGCGTGAGGGCCACGGCGAGCGCGGGCCGGACGGACGCCCGGCCGGCGAGGTGACGATCGCGGACCTGATCCCGCTGTCGCTGCGGATGGGCGTGCTGCGCATCATCGTCGGCGAGGTCCGGTCCCGGGAGATCGTCCCGATGCTCCAGGCGATGACCACCAGCCGCGGCTCGATGTGCACGATCCACGCGCGTACGTCGAGCGGTGTTCTGGAACGGATCATCGAGTTGGCGCTCTCGCACGGCCGCGAGATGACGGTCGAGATGGCCCGCCGGATGGCCGGCAACGCGCTCGACCTGATCGTCTACGTCACGGTCGAGGACGAGACCGCGATCGGCGGCCGCAAGCACCGCTTCGTCTCGCACGTCGAGGAGGTGATCGGCATGGGCGACGGCGGCCGGCTCTCCACCACCACGATCTTCGGCCCGGGCCGGGACGGCCGCGCGATCCCGATGCACCTGCCGGAGCGGGTCCGCGACCAGCTGCTGCGCATCGGCTACGACTCGCGCCTGCTCAGCCGGTATATCGACGCCAAGACCGGCGCGTGGCGCCGGCCCCGGGTGAGCCTGCTGAGGCCGGCGTCATGA